TTATCGCCGGGCAGGAAGTATATTTTGCCCTGCGGCAGGCCTTTTACCAGCGCAATGAGCTGGTCGGCGCGGTCAAGCTCGGCCTGGGCCAGGGCAGTGTCGCTTTTTGAAACCAGCCCCGTATTGCCCACAATGTCGCCGAGGTGAACCACGGTGAAGGGACCGGTTTGCTGCTCCAGGGCACGGCGCAATTGTTGGAGGCGGGCGGCTGGCAGGTTTTTCTGAGCGGTATTGCCCAGCAGGAAAACGGTGTGGGCGGGCGGCGCGGTTTGGGCCGCAGCCGTACCCGTGGCAAGCCCGAGCGCAGCCAGCGCGGAGAGAAATAGTTGGCGCATAAAGAATGAGTATGCACCGGAGTACGCAAAACGCGGGGTAAAGTATGCGCGTCTGCCGTTGGGCCGCTAGTTTTCGGTCGCCGCCGGGCGCCGCGGCCGGTTCAGGCGCTGGCCTACCAGTAGTAGCAGGCAGGGCAGCCCCACCCACAGCGCCTCGCTGGCCAGCACCCTCAGGCCTTTGGCCCCCAGAAAAGCCCGGATGCTGAGGGGCGAAACCCGGATGGGCCGGAAGGGAAAGAAGTGCCGCTCGGGGTGCCAGGGGCTGAAAAAGGCCACGCCCAGGCCGCCCGAAGTTAGCGCATCGAGCAGGCCGTGCGAGGCCGTGGCCAGAAACAGCAGCAGCGCCAGCCGCCCGGGCGCGGGCCGCCGGCCGGGCTGGGCCAACTGGCCCAGCAGCGAGTGCGTGAGCCCGCGGTGGCCCCACAGGCTGTCGTAGGGCACGCCGAGGCGGTAGCCCACCGAGTCCACATCGGGCAGGGCAGCGCATAGGGCGGCGGCCACCCAGTAGGGCCAGTGGTAGCGGTGAGGAAGCAGGAGCTTGCCCAGGGTGGCCCCCAGGGCGGCGTGGCCAAAAGCAGATGCCATCAGGAGCAAGAAAAAGGCGCCTGCCCCGCCCAGGTAGGCAAAGCAGGCGCGTAGGAAGGGTTACCAGCGCCGAATGAGGCCGTAGTGCTCCAGCAGCCACAGGGCGGCAATGAGGGCCCCGATAATGAGGGCCTTGGGCCAGAACTCGCGCCAGAAAGGGTGCTTAGGCCACCGGGGCATCTTCTTCGGGGCGCCAGGTCAGGACCATGTGATGCACGGGCAGCACCACGAACTCGCGGTAGCGGCGCATGTCCTCGTGGTTGTTGAGGGCCCAGTCGAGCGCCGCCTGTTCGGTGTCGAAGTCGTGCGGCACGCCGGGCAGGGGCTTCAGCGCCATGTGGTGGGTGTGGTTGACGGGGTCAGTTTCGTCGCGGAAACCAACGAGGGTGTATTTGGTGACAATTCTGTACATAGGGCGAAGAAAAAAAGGGGAAAATGAGCTTGGGATGAAAGCCGGCCGGGCATCAGGCGGTGAGCTCGCGCAGCACGCGGGGCACGCCCGTGCTGGCGGGCTCGGCCACGTAGCGCACGCCGCGGCGGCCGGCTTCGGGCTGGTGCGGGTCGATGACGAAGACGGGGCAGGTGGCGGGGGCGTAGTGCAGCAGCCCGGCCGCCGGGTACACCTGCAGGGAGGTGCCCACCACGAGCAGCACGTCGGCGGTGCTCACGATTTCGGCGGCTTCCTCAATGGCGGGCACTAGCTCGCCAAACCACACAATGTGTGGGCGCAGCTGGTGGCCGTCGGGGCCTAGGTCGCCCAGCCGGATGTCGCCGGGGCAGTCGTACACGGCCGTGTCGTTGGCCACCGAGCGCATCTGGTTGAGCATGCCGTGCAGGTGCAGCACCTGGCTGGAGCCGGCGCGCTCGTGCAGGTCGTCCACGTTCTGGGTGATGATGCTGACGCGCCAACCGGGTACTTCTTCGAAGCCGGCCAGCGCCAGGTGGGCGGCGTTGGGCTGCACGGTGCGGGCCTGGGCGCGGCGCTGGTTGTAGAACTCCAGCACCAGCGCGGGGTTGCGGGCAAAGCCCTCGGGCGAGGCCACGTCCTCGACGCGGTGCTCTTCCCAGAGGCCGTTGGTGTCGCGGAAGGTGCGGATGCCGGACTCGGCCGAAACGCCGGCACCGGTGAGGACCACGAGGTGTTGGGAGGCCATGAGCGGGAAGGGAAAGGCGCGGCAAACTGCCGGGCGGAGGCGGTCAAATATACCCCGCGCCTTGCAACAGGGTTGCCTGGACCGGGCGTGCGGGGCGTCTTTTTTACGGCTGGCGATGCTGCCAACGCGCCGCAGAAATTAGCCGGGCTACGCCCTTTGACGGCGAGTGGAGGCTGGTTTTCAGCAAAACACCTTTCGGTGCATCACATGACCATTGCCTGCTTACTGAGCATATATTTATTCAACGAAGAGGCCATTTCACCGCGGTGAAATGGCCTCTTCGTTATGATAATATTTTAGGTTGGCCTAGGATTGAAAACCAGTTTTCCAGGCCGACAAACTAATGCTACTTAAGCCACCACAGGCGTCGGCAGCTCATTCCGAAAGGCAAACTCCGCCACGGGCTTGCGGTTGCGGGCGGCTTTCTCGCGGCTCAGGAAGGGCTCTTCCAGCTGCTCGGCTTCGCCCAGGTAGCCCAGGGCCAGCACGGCGGCGGGCTCCAGCCCCTCGGGCAGGTTAAAGTCGCGGCGCACTTTTTCGCGGTCGAAACCGCCCATCACGTGGCCGTGTAGGCCCAGCGCGGTGGCCTCCAAGAAGAGGGTAGCATTTGCGGCGCCCAGGTCATGCATGGCGGCGCCGTTGGGCTGGCCGTTTTCGTACTGCGTTTTGGCCAGGGCAATGATGAGCACCGGCGCATTTCGAGCCCAGGGCTGGTTGCCGGGCATCAGCGTGTCCAGAATTTTCTGAAAAGCTTCGGTATCGGCCTTATGGGCATAGATGTATTGCCAGGGCTGCGCATTCATGGCGCTGAAGGCCCAGGAGGCGGCTTCAAAAATCTGATTCAGGGCGTCTTGGGTCACCGGCTGAACCGAGAAGGAGCGGGGGCTCCAGCGGTTGCGAATGAGCTCGTGGACGGGGTAGGTGGTGGGGGCGGCTTTCATTTTTTGGTGGTTGGGTAGTCAGATTGGAGAACGGTCATGCTGAACTTGCCGAAGCATCTCTACCGCAGTAGTAAATGAATTACTCTCACAGTATAGATGCTTCAATTGCGCTCAGCATGACGTTCCTGTGGGAGGGGGCGAACAAGCGGACGGCACCAATTAAAACTCCATCGGTACCTCCATCAGCAGCAGCTCGGCGTTGCTATCGGCGCTGATGGTCAGCTTGTCGGTGTCCCAGATGCCGAAGCCGTCGCGGCGGTGCAGGGCCTGGCCGTTGATGGTAACGTCGCCTTCCAGCACGAAGGCATAGACGCCGTTGCCCGCCTTTTTGATGGCGTAGTCGGTGGCGAAGCCTTGGTCGAGGTTGCCGAGGTGAAACCAGGCATCCTGGTGGATATGGGGGTTGTCGCCGTTGCCCACCGGCGATACCACCTGCAGCAACTGGTTGTGGCGGGCTTCCGGGGCAAAGGTCTGCTGGCCGTAAGCGGGCTTGATGCCGCGCTCATTCGGGAACACCCAGATTTGCAGGAATTTCACTTCCTGGTTGGCGTTGTGGTTTTTCTCGGAGTGGGCCACGCCGGTGCCGGCGCTCATCACCTGCACATCGTGCTGGCGAATGACGGTTTTATTGCCCATCGAATCCTGGTGCTCCAAATCGCCCGACAGCGGAATGGAGATAATTTCCATGTTGTCGTGCGGGTGCTTGCCGAAGCCCATGCCGCCGGCCACGGTGTCGTCGTTCAGCACGCGCAGGGCGCCGAAGTGCACGCGGCTGGGGTTGTTGTAGCCGGCAAAGCTGAAGGTATGGTAAGAATTGAGCCAGCCATGATTGGCGTGGCCACGGGTATTTGCGAGGTGAAGGACGGTGCTGGCCATGAGTACAGGCGATGTTGAAACGTGATTATGATGACAAATGTACATACATTTAATGTCTATACATCTTTCGGCTGAAAAAAGTTTATTTACTTCCCATTTATGCAGGCGGCGCGCTGCGCAACACCCAGCCGATACCTTTGCTTGGCCTCATTTCCGGCTTCTGCTTACATGATTCGTACGGTAATCTTCGACATGGACGGCGTCATCATCGACACCGAGCCAATTCATCACCAAGCCTTTTTCTCGCTGTTTGCCGAACTGGGCATTCCGGTTTCCGACGCTGAGTACGCCACTTTTCTGGGCAAGTCGACCCGCAACGTGTTTCAGCTGTTGAAGGACAAATACCATCTGGCGGCCGACGTGGAAACGCTGGTGATGCGCAAGCGCGAGCTGTTCAACCAGTCCTTCGACACCGACGCCGACCTCGACCTGCTGCCCGGGGTGCGCGCGCTCATCGAAGACCTCCGGCGGCACGATGTGCAGCTGGTCGTGGCGTCATCGGCTTCCAAAGCCACCATTGCGCGGGTGTTCGACCGGTTCGGGCTGGACTCGTATTTCACCCACCGCATCAGCGGCGAAGATTTCGAGCGCTCCAAGCCCGACCCCGCCATTTTTCGGCGCGCCGCCGAGCTGGCCCGCACGCCCGTCGGCGAGTGCATTGTCATCGAAGACTCGGCTAATGGCGTGACGGCGGCCAAGGCGGCCGGCATCTACTGCATCGGCTACGCCAGCGAGCATTCGGCCGGGCAGGACCTGCGCCACGCCGACCGCATTATCCGGCATTTTGACGAGCTGACGGCTCCCGAAATCGAGGCCATCACGCCGGCCTAAATACGGCAGGAGTTTTCAGAAACGGCCCAGCTCCCGGCGCCCAAACGTCCACTCCGGCGTGTCGAACTCGGCCGCCGCCGGCCCGGGCACGGCAAACCAGGCCCCCAGCGCGGGCGCGTCCACGTTGCGCAGCAGGTGAATGTTCTGGGCCGGCATGTAGCTCTGGGCCAGCAGCACGTACTGCTGATGCGTGGCCGGATTCTCGGCTACGTCCACCACCAGCACGGCATGGCCCGGCGCCCCGCCGTGAATCAACACGTCGCCGGGCTGCACCGCCGCCAGGGGCGTCGGCCGCAGCTCCCGGCTGAGCGATAGCGTGCCGGCGTAGCCAAAGGTGGGCAGCAGGTAGCGACCCAGCGCTGCGTGCGTCAGAGCCTCGGCGGGCCGGGTGGCGGGCAGCACCTGCTCGTTCACCACCCGAAAGGTTTTGCCGGCCACGAAGTCCGAAAACCAGAAGTCGTAGCCCGTGGTGAGGTGAAAATGTATTTGGTTGGGGTTTTGGCTGAACAGGTACTCGGCGCGCAGGCGAATCACGGCATCGGCGCACTGCTGCAGGTCTTTGGTGCCCACGTCGATGTCGAGCACGGCGGCCACCACCTCCTGCCGGTTTTTCAGCGCCCCGTTGTAGAGCCGGGCCTTCGTGCCCGCCGGCTTCAGCGGCAGGTAGCGCAGCCACTCGCCCCAGGAGCCGGCCGCTACCGGTGCCCGGCGGCACCCCGCCGGGGCCGGAAACCGCGCCGCGAGCGACTGCGACGCCGCGCCCGGTTTGTTGAGCCACGGGTAGGAGAGGCCCGCCGGACGCCCAACCGGCGCGGGGCCGGCTTCTACCAGCAAAAAAGGCAGTGCCAGGGGCAACAGCAAGCGGCTAAGCAGCATACGCGAAAGCCAAAAAAGCCCGCAACGTGCGGGCTTTTTGGTAGCAT
This DNA window, taken from Hymenobacter sp. 5317J-9, encodes the following:
- a CDS encoding nitroreductase family protein, translating into MKAAPTTYPVHELIRNRWSPRSFSVQPVTQDALNQIFEAASWAFSAMNAQPWQYIYAHKADTEAFQKILDTLMPGNQPWARNAPVLIIALAKTQYENGQPNGAAMHDLGAANATLFLEATALGLHGHVMGGFDREKVRRDFNLPEGLEPAAVLALGYLGEAEQLEEPFLSREKAARNRKPVAEFAFRNELPTPVVA
- a CDS encoding Sir2 family NAD-dependent protein deacetylase; translated protein: MASQHLVVLTGAGVSAESGIRTFRDTNGLWEEHRVEDVASPEGFARNPALVLEFYNQRRAQARTVQPNAAHLALAGFEEVPGWRVSIITQNVDDLHERAGSSQVLHLHGMLNQMRSVANDTAVYDCPGDIRLGDLGPDGHQLRPHIVWFGELVPAIEEAAEIVSTADVLLVVGTSLQVYPAAGLLHYAPATCPVFVIDPHQPEAGRRGVRYVAEPASTGVPRVLRELTA
- a CDS encoding pirin family protein — protein: MASTVLHLANTRGHANHGWLNSYHTFSFAGYNNPSRVHFGALRVLNDDTVAGGMGFGKHPHDNMEIISIPLSGDLEHQDSMGNKTVIRQHDVQVMSAGTGVAHSEKNHNANQEVKFLQIWVFPNERGIKPAYGQQTFAPEARHNQLLQVVSPVGNGDNPHIHQDAWFHLGNLDQGFATDYAIKKAGNGVYAFVLEGDVTINGQALHRRDGFGIWDTDKLTISADSNAELLLMEVPMEF
- a CDS encoding metal-dependent hydrolase codes for the protein MASAFGHAALGATLGKLLLPHRYHWPYWVAAALCAALPDVDSVGYRLGVPYDSLWGHRGLTHSLLGQLAQPGRRPAPGRLALLLFLATASHGLLDALTSGGLGVAFFSPWHPERHFFPFRPIRVSPLSIRAFLGAKGLRVLASEALWVGLPCLLLLVGQRLNRPRRPAATEN
- a CDS encoding DUF4846 domain-containing protein yields the protein MLLSRLLLPLALPFLLVEAGPAPVGRPAGLSYPWLNKPGAASQSLAARFPAPAGCRRAPVAAGSWGEWLRYLPLKPAGTKARLYNGALKNRQEVVAAVLDIDVGTKDLQQCADAVIRLRAEYLFSQNPNQIHFHLTTGYDFWFSDFVAGKTFRVVNEQVLPATRPAEALTHAALGRYLLPTFGYAGTLSLSRELRPTPLAAVQPGDVLIHGGAPGHAVLVVDVAENPATHQQYVLLAQSYMPAQNIHLLRNVDAPALGAWFAVPGPAAAEFDTPEWTFGRRELGRF
- a CDS encoding HAD family hydrolase, which gives rise to MIRTVIFDMDGVIIDTEPIHHQAFFSLFAELGIPVSDAEYATFLGKSTRNVFQLLKDKYHLAADVETLVMRKRELFNQSFDTDADLDLLPGVRALIEDLRRHDVQLVVASSASKATIARVFDRFGLDSYFTHRISGEDFERSKPDPAIFRRAAELARTPVGECIVIEDSANGVTAAKAAGIYCIGYASEHSAGQDLRHADRIIRHFDELTAPEIEAITPA